In Arthrobacter ramosus, one DNA window encodes the following:
- a CDS encoding acyl-CoA dehydrogenase family protein, with product MSKAAIDLENLPYADGDFYGFEQLLTGKEQDRLAEIRAFLSREVRPIAVDCWNRGEFPMDLIPKLAEIDLVSPVRRQGYSNLFAGLVHAEATRADASIATFMGVHDGLFTGSIEALASQEQQDAWLPDIYSLRKIGAFGLTEPLGGSDVAGGTRTTARRDGGNWILNGAKRWIGNATFSDWVVVFARDLGDNQVKGFLVDTSLPGFKASKIENKISLRTVQNADITLENVVVPDFFKLANANSFRDTNKVLKVTRLSVAWQAVGQQLAAFDVARRYAVERMQFGRPLASFQLVQQQLVQILGNTVSSMGMMVRLAQLEDSGAAKDEQSALAKAFTTARMRESVALGRGILGGNGIVTDYEMAKIFADAEAIYSYEGTHEINTLVTGRAITGISAIV from the coding sequence ATGTCCAAGGCAGCAATCGACCTCGAGAATCTCCCGTACGCCGATGGCGACTTCTATGGCTTTGAGCAATTGCTCACGGGCAAGGAACAGGACCGGCTTGCTGAAATCCGGGCTTTCCTTTCCCGTGAGGTCAGACCGATTGCCGTCGATTGCTGGAACCGTGGCGAGTTCCCCATGGACCTGATCCCCAAACTGGCCGAGATTGACCTGGTCAGCCCGGTAAGGCGGCAAGGCTATTCCAACCTTTTCGCTGGCCTTGTCCACGCAGAGGCAACCCGCGCCGATGCCTCGATTGCCACATTCATGGGCGTTCACGATGGCCTGTTCACTGGCTCCATCGAGGCGCTGGCATCTCAAGAGCAACAGGACGCCTGGCTGCCGGACATTTACTCCCTCAGGAAAATCGGCGCCTTCGGACTGACCGAGCCATTAGGCGGTTCGGACGTCGCCGGCGGCACCCGTACCACTGCGCGGCGCGACGGCGGCAACTGGATCCTCAACGGGGCCAAGCGCTGGATCGGCAACGCCACCTTCTCGGACTGGGTTGTGGTCTTCGCCCGCGACCTCGGCGACAATCAGGTCAAGGGTTTCCTGGTGGACACGAGCCTCCCCGGATTCAAGGCCAGCAAGATCGAGAACAAGATCTCGCTGCGGACCGTCCAGAATGCCGATATCACCCTTGAGAACGTGGTGGTCCCGGACTTCTTCAAACTGGCCAACGCCAACAGCTTCAGGGACACCAACAAGGTCCTCAAAGTCACGCGGCTTTCGGTCGCGTGGCAGGCTGTGGGCCAGCAGCTTGCGGCGTTCGACGTCGCCCGCCGCTACGCGGTTGAACGGATGCAGTTCGGGAGGCCCCTGGCATCGTTCCAATTGGTCCAGCAACAACTCGTGCAGATCCTGGGCAACACCGTCAGCTCCATGGGCATGATGGTCCGTCTCGCGCAGCTTGAGGATTCCGGTGCGGCCAAGGACGAGCAATCCGCGCTGGCGAAAGCCTTCACCACGGCCCGCATGCGCGAAAGCGTTGCCCTGGGCCGGGGCATCCTGGGCGGCAACGGCATCGTCACGGACTATGAGATGGCCAAGATCTTCGCCGACGCCGAGGCCATCTACTCGTACGAAGGCACCCACGAAATCAACACCCTTGTCACGGGGCGGGCCATCACGGGGATTTCCGCCATCGTCTAG
- a CDS encoding alpha/beta hydrolase, which yields MSFELPSLIDPELWSLVDESRAFYAERPAGRGPGSREELFAFRARAVVPAECDPRPIAELASALGRSVPVRIHVPVSMPVAGVFLEIHGGGFYMGSAAGSDVRNRRLADALGVAVVSVDYRLAPEHPWPSAPDDCEAAALWLVEHAERRFGTAKLAIGGFSAGATLAVSTLVRLRDRGVTAFSGGVLQFGTYDLAAKTQAGRLIADEYFLDAYAGTTPDRAHPDLSPLFADLAGLPPILIVIGGDDILLEDNLAMATRLSAAGVEVDLRIYPASPHGFTGHATPMARAALEHIDAWLRVQLALHKRSP from the coding sequence GTGAGCTTCGAATTGCCCTCGCTGATCGATCCTGAACTGTGGTCACTCGTCGATGAATCCCGCGCTTTCTACGCCGAGCGCCCGGCTGGCCGTGGTCCGGGCAGTCGGGAAGAGCTGTTCGCATTCCGGGCGAGAGCGGTGGTACCTGCGGAGTGCGATCCACGGCCAATCGCAGAACTGGCAAGCGCACTTGGCCGAAGCGTTCCGGTGCGGATCCACGTGCCGGTTAGCATGCCGGTGGCGGGCGTCTTCCTGGAAATCCACGGCGGCGGCTTCTACATGGGCTCGGCCGCCGGAAGCGATGTTCGCAACAGGCGGCTTGCGGATGCGCTGGGTGTTGCAGTGGTCAGCGTGGATTACCGACTCGCTCCGGAGCACCCGTGGCCTTCCGCACCCGACGACTGCGAGGCAGCAGCGCTGTGGCTGGTGGAGCATGCCGAACGCCGTTTTGGCACAGCCAAACTCGCTATCGGTGGCTTCTCTGCCGGTGCGACGCTGGCGGTGTCTACGCTTGTGCGGTTGCGCGACCGCGGGGTCACGGCATTCAGCGGCGGCGTGCTGCAGTTCGGCACCTATGACCTCGCCGCGAAGACGCAGGCCGGACGCCTGATCGCCGACGAGTATTTTCTCGACGCCTATGCGGGGACTACCCCGGATCGCGCCCACCCCGACCTCTCACCGCTCTTCGCCGACCTCGCGGGCCTACCGCCGATCCTGATCGTGATCGGCGGCGACGACATCCTCCTGGAAGACAATCTCGCCATGGCCACACGGCTGTCGGCCGCCGGTGTCGAGGTCGATCTGCGAATCTATCCCGCCTCCCCTCACGGGTTCACCGGGCACGCGACGCCGATGGCACGAGCCGCTCTCGAACACATCGACGCATGGCTTCGGGTTCAGCTAGCCCTACACAAAAGAAGCCCCTGA
- a CDS encoding SGNH/GDSL hydrolase family protein, with translation MNAPSAESPAQGGPVVSGARLHPWGRYVALGDSFTEGVGDPEPRSPGGLRGWADRVAEELSAGHEDFAYANLAVRGRLLHQILDEQVGPALALQPDLITLNAGGNDLIFRRSDPDKLAVRMDAGVQLLAAAGATVVLFAGPDWGATPVLGHTRARVAIFNENLRTIAARHDAVIADLWALRQLTHPRMWDPDRLHFSPLGQHTIAIMVLDTLNVTHTLEAMTPKDLPGRTWREARTDDIVWAREHLFPWVLQRLKQRISDDGRHAKRPDPGPVFGAWMPPGTFVGNDPASTN, from the coding sequence ATGAACGCTCCCAGCGCCGAAAGTCCGGCGCAGGGTGGCCCCGTTGTTTCCGGCGCCCGCCTGCACCCGTGGGGCCGCTATGTGGCCCTGGGTGATTCGTTTACCGAAGGGGTAGGAGATCCGGAGCCTCGCAGCCCGGGGGGCTTGCGAGGCTGGGCGGACCGGGTCGCGGAAGAACTGAGCGCCGGGCACGAAGATTTCGCTTACGCGAATCTTGCAGTCCGCGGACGGTTGCTCCATCAGATCCTGGATGAGCAGGTGGGCCCCGCACTGGCCCTGCAACCGGATCTGATCACTCTCAATGCCGGGGGCAATGACCTGATCTTCCGCAGGAGCGATCCCGACAAACTCGCCGTCCGGATGGACGCCGGCGTGCAACTCCTCGCCGCTGCCGGCGCAACAGTTGTACTGTTTGCCGGACCGGACTGGGGCGCTACGCCCGTGCTGGGACACACCCGCGCCAGGGTGGCCATCTTCAACGAGAATCTGCGCACCATCGCCGCGCGCCACGATGCAGTAATCGCCGACCTCTGGGCCCTGCGCCAACTCACCCACCCTCGAATGTGGGATCCGGACCGGCTGCACTTCTCCCCCCTGGGCCAGCACACCATCGCCATCATGGTGCTCGATACCCTCAACGTCACCCACACCTTGGAAGCGATGACACCGAAAGACCTACCCGGGCGCACTTGGCGCGAAGCAAGGACCGATGACATTGTCTGGGCGCGCGAGCACTTGTTCCCATGGGTCCTGCAACGTCTCAAGCAACGAATCTCCGACGACGGGCGGCACGCAAAGCGGCCGGATCCGGGCCCCGTGTTCGGCGCCTGGATGCCGCCCGGAACGTTCGTTGGAAACGATCCAGCGTCAACTAACTAG
- a CDS encoding polysaccharide deacetylase family protein: MRTTDEQQGATVSRLEGRARPDVTGVRFGKHFRKRWTAFGSTALIVTGLLAGVGFAAPAHAAANTVVSLTFDDGNADQLTAEATIKRLGLVGTFFITTGWIDQPTYLTTANLQQIAADGNEIGGHTVTHPDLVSLTAAESTRQICNGRMALMNMGFKVTSFAYPFASEDPATETLVKQCGFNSARGLGDTASKDPASATLPAADTIPPANPYVTAAPDEVDSTWTLQNLENQVTHAQTTGGGWVQLTFHHIAVGTDPTLTITPTLFNQFATWLAQQKAAGTVAVKTVDQVIGGTQQPAVQGPAVPPPPPPGTNMIQNPGLETLVNTIPLCWAAGGYGTNTPTFAVVSPGHTGTNAEQLTLTGRSSGDAKLLPALDLGGCSPTGTTGHRYQLKAWFKSTAPTQFELYYRIGNGYWKYWTASPLLVAAANWTQATWTTPPLPAGASGISWGLNIQANGTITTDDYEMYDIGP; encoded by the coding sequence ATGAGGACCACGGATGAGCAACAGGGGGCAACTGTCTCGCGGCTCGAGGGCCGCGCACGGCCCGACGTCACTGGAGTTCGGTTCGGCAAACACTTTCGCAAACGCTGGACCGCTTTTGGCAGCACGGCGCTGATTGTTACCGGCCTGCTGGCCGGGGTCGGGTTCGCCGCACCGGCGCATGCAGCGGCGAACACGGTGGTGTCGCTGACCTTCGATGACGGCAACGCGGACCAATTGACGGCCGAAGCCACGATAAAGAGACTGGGCCTGGTCGGCACGTTTTTCATCACCACCGGGTGGATCGACCAGCCCACCTACCTCACCACAGCCAACCTGCAGCAGATCGCCGCCGACGGCAACGAGATCGGCGGCCACACCGTGACCCACCCGGACCTGGTGTCCCTGACCGCCGCCGAGTCGACACGACAGATCTGTAACGGGCGTATGGCGCTGATGAACATGGGCTTCAAAGTCACCAGTTTCGCCTACCCCTTCGCTTCCGAAGACCCGGCCACCGAAACCCTGGTGAAACAGTGCGGCTTCAACAGTGCCCGCGGCCTAGGCGACACCGCCAGCAAGGACCCGGCCTCGGCGACGCTTCCCGCGGCCGACACCATCCCGCCCGCCAATCCCTACGTAACTGCGGCACCGGATGAGGTGGACAGCACCTGGACCCTGCAGAATCTGGAGAACCAGGTGACCCACGCCCAAACAACCGGCGGCGGGTGGGTCCAACTGACCTTCCACCACATCGCCGTCGGCACGGACCCCACGCTGACGATCACCCCCACCCTGTTCAACCAGTTCGCCACCTGGCTGGCCCAGCAAAAGGCGGCCGGTACCGTCGCCGTGAAGACCGTGGACCAGGTCATCGGCGGCACGCAGCAGCCCGCAGTCCAGGGCCCAGCCGTACCTCCACCGCCCCCTCCGGGAACGAACATGATCCAAAACCCCGGCCTGGAAACCCTGGTCAACACGATCCCGCTGTGCTGGGCTGCTGGCGGGTACGGAACCAACACCCCCACCTTCGCCGTTGTCTCCCCAGGCCACACCGGCACGAACGCCGAGCAGCTCACCCTGACCGGCCGGTCGTCAGGGGACGCGAAACTCCTGCCCGCCCTGGACCTGGGCGGCTGCTCACCGACCGGCACAACCGGACATAGATATCAGCTGAAGGCCTGGTTCAAATCAACCGCGCCAACCCAGTTCGAGCTCTATTACCGTATCGGCAACGGGTATTGGAAGTACTGGACCGCAAGCCCCCTCCTCGTCGCCGCGGCGAACTGGACCCAGGCCACCTGGACCACACCTCCCCTACCGGCCGGTGCCTCGGGGATCAGTTGGGGCCTGAACATCCAAGCCAACGGCACGATCACCACCGACGACTACGAGATGTACGACATCGGCCCCTGA
- a CDS encoding VOC family protein — protein sequence MQGPCWIDTEQPDVEAAAEFYGGLFGWTFQDAMPPGAPGRYLIAKLDDEDVGGIASARKGTAAWNTYVSVDDADVAAHRLVAAGATVLSAPADAGEGGRSAALTDPQGAEFRIWQAKRRFGAQVVNQPGAWNFSDLHTSDPSAAIAFYDDAFGWQVDDLGFAVLIRRSGYGDHLEATVDPDIRARQSGVAAPPGFEDAIAWIATTAPDELSHWHVSFTVADRDQTVAVAKRLGAQVLRQNDTEWTRTALIRDPQGAEFTASQFTPPSG from the coding sequence CTGCAGGGCCCATGTTGGATCGACACCGAGCAGCCTGACGTCGAGGCAGCCGCTGAGTTCTACGGCGGACTCTTCGGCTGGACCTTCCAGGACGCCATGCCGCCGGGAGCGCCGGGCCGTTACTTGATAGCCAAACTCGACGACGAAGACGTCGGCGGGATAGCCAGCGCCAGGAAGGGTACCGCGGCGTGGAACACCTACGTTTCAGTCGACGACGCGGATGTCGCAGCGCATCGGCTGGTCGCGGCCGGCGCCACAGTGCTTTCGGCACCTGCCGATGCCGGAGAGGGCGGCCGCAGCGCGGCGCTGACAGATCCGCAGGGCGCCGAGTTCCGCATCTGGCAGGCCAAACGACGCTTCGGGGCCCAGGTGGTCAATCAGCCGGGGGCCTGGAATTTCAGCGATCTCCACACGTCCGACCCCAGCGCGGCGATTGCGTTCTACGACGACGCGTTTGGCTGGCAAGTCGACGACCTCGGCTTCGCGGTGCTGATCCGCAGGTCCGGTTACGGGGATCATCTTGAAGCGACAGTCGATCCTGACATCAGGGCACGGCAATCGGGTGTGGCGGCCCCGCCTGGCTTCGAGGATGCGATCGCGTGGATCGCGACCACCGCGCCCGATGAACTGTCGCACTGGCACGTCTCGTTCACCGTGGCTGACCGCGACCAGACGGTGGCTGTCGCCAAGCGGCTCGGTGCCCAAGTCCTGCGGCAAAACGACACCGAGTGGACGCGCACCGCACTGATCCGAGACCCCCAGGGAGCGGAGTTCACCGCCAGCCAGTTCACGCCCCCATCCGGCTGA
- a CDS encoding helix-turn-helix domain-containing protein, whose product MINHVDGETNLTAESDAEAGADTKDGPGKLERIIALQVRHYRRAQSLSSAELAIRTGLSKAMISKIESASTSCSLTTLQRLADGLKIPVTALFRGADTDRDATFTRNGEGSLTVRSGTQHGHEYRVLGTLKGRTDALEPTLVTLTDASDVFPLFQHPGTEFIYMLSGKMVYGHGAYEYTMEAGDSLLLDGEGPHGPLELLELPIRFLAVTAK is encoded by the coding sequence ATGATCAACCATGTCGATGGCGAGACAAACCTGACTGCGGAATCGGACGCCGAGGCAGGGGCTGACACAAAGGACGGCCCCGGCAAACTGGAGCGCATCATCGCCCTGCAGGTCCGGCACTACCGGAGGGCGCAAAGCCTGTCCTCCGCTGAACTTGCGATCCGGACCGGGCTGTCCAAGGCGATGATCTCCAAGATTGAATCAGCTTCTACTTCCTGCTCATTGACTACCCTGCAGCGTCTTGCCGACGGGCTGAAAATCCCCGTCACCGCCCTATTTCGCGGCGCGGACACCGACAGGGACGCAACGTTCACCAGGAACGGTGAGGGCAGCCTGACCGTGCGCAGCGGAACCCAGCACGGGCACGAATACCGCGTTTTGGGGACCCTCAAGGGCCGCACGGATGCCCTCGAACCCACGCTGGTCACGCTGACTGACGCCTCGGATGTCTTTCCGTTGTTCCAGCACCCCGGCACAGAATTCATCTATATGCTCTCGGGCAAGATGGTCTACGGCCATGGCGCCTACGAGTACACCATGGAGGCAGGCGACTCTCTCCTGCTCGACGGCGAAGGACCCCACGGCCCGCTGGAGTTGCTGGAACTGCCGATCAGGTTCCTAGCAGTCACTGCGAAATAG
- a CDS encoding allantoate amidohydrolase, which translates to MTSSASKAATGTVTVTGLMRDISRVGTDPHRGGYSRPVFSAAETELRSWFIEQAARRGLDVTTDHNGIIWAWWDTATGTRKDAVITGSHLDSVPGGGEYDGPLGVASALVAVDLLKTRGIRPRRPLAIAVFPEEEGSRFGVACLGSRLLTGALDPDKARNLKDADGNTYADVAAANGQDPRFIGADHKTLQQLGLFVELHVEQGRGLADLGKPVAIGSSILGHGRWKLSVYGQGNHAGTTLMKDRKDPMIAAAKIMISIRDTARNYKDARATVGRLHPVPGGTNVIASRVDMWIDVRHPRDEVTAALVESVHLNAQVIAAEENCTVTFGTESLSPTVHFDTGLRDRLQTLLPDAPVLDTGAGHDAGVLAAHIPTAMLFVRNPTGISHSPEELVDDADAEAGALALADAFAGLLGEAMLLTKDRVQAPMMAG; encoded by the coding sequence TTGACTTCCTCGGCGAGCAAAGCGGCAACCGGCACCGTAACCGTAACCGGCCTCATGCGGGACATCTCCCGCGTCGGGACAGACCCGCACCGCGGCGGATACTCCCGACCGGTTTTTTCGGCCGCTGAGACCGAGTTGCGGAGCTGGTTCATCGAACAGGCGGCCCGGCGCGGCCTGGACGTCACCACCGACCACAACGGCATCATCTGGGCCTGGTGGGACACCGCCACCGGCACCCGGAAGGACGCCGTCATCACCGGCAGCCACCTCGACTCCGTTCCCGGCGGCGGTGAGTACGACGGCCCCCTGGGCGTCGCTTCGGCCCTCGTCGCCGTCGACCTCCTCAAGACGCGCGGCATCCGGCCGCGCCGCCCCCTGGCCATCGCAGTCTTCCCCGAAGAGGAAGGCTCCCGCTTCGGCGTCGCCTGCCTGGGTTCCCGACTCCTCACCGGAGCCCTCGATCCGGACAAGGCCCGCAACCTCAAAGACGCCGACGGCAACACCTACGCCGACGTCGCGGCGGCCAACGGACAAGACCCCCGGTTCATCGGCGCAGACCACAAAACCCTCCAGCAGCTAGGCCTGTTCGTTGAACTCCACGTCGAACAGGGGAGGGGCCTCGCTGATCTGGGCAAGCCGGTGGCGATCGGTTCCTCCATCCTGGGCCACGGCCGGTGGAAGCTCTCCGTGTACGGGCAAGGCAACCACGCCGGAACCACCCTCATGAAGGACCGGAAAGACCCGATGATCGCCGCCGCCAAAATCATGATCAGCATCCGGGACACCGCCAGGAACTACAAGGACGCCCGCGCGACCGTGGGCCGCCTGCATCCGGTCCCGGGAGGCACTAACGTCATCGCCTCCCGGGTCGACATGTGGATCGACGTCCGCCACCCACGGGACGAAGTCACCGCAGCCCTCGTCGAATCCGTCCACCTCAACGCCCAGGTCATCGCCGCCGAGGAAAACTGCACGGTGACGTTCGGCACTGAATCGCTCAGTCCCACCGTCCACTTCGACACAGGCCTGCGCGATCGGCTCCAAACCCTGCTCCCGGATGCACCCGTCCTGGACACCGGGGCGGGCCACGACGCCGGAGTGCTCGCAGCCCACATCCCCACGGCCATGCTGTTCGTCAGGAACCCCACGGGGATCTCGCATTCCCCCGAGGAACTGGTCGACGACGCGGACGCAGAAGCAGGGGCCTTGGCCCTTGCGGACGCATTTGCCGGGTTGCTTGGCGAAGCCATGTTACTCACCAAGGATCGTGTGCAGGCACCTATGATGGCTGGATGA
- a CDS encoding FAD-dependent oxidoreductase — protein MPESSEFVVVGAGLAGAATAWQLAARGHDVTILERTQPASHDGSSHGSARIFRYAYPDEFYTRAVIESKSLWDELDRASGLELITPYGAVDYGPERQPEQLARILAETGVEHELLSAAEARARWPHIAFDTAVLWHPGAGVIDAESAVNAMIEQAVKRGARLLTGWNVSRVEKRRSGYRVVSDGWETRDAGNVIIGAGGWLPSLLGQLPLPAGFLARLPEFAVRQEQAYHFPYRSDDGPWPTFIHKGADIQTYGLPGGRDAGFAGQKVAEYNGGKFIPSAAAQTGLVDPVNRQRVVDYVRKYLPGLDPEPYAETTCLFTNTPNEDFLIDRTGGLTIVSPCSGHGAKFAPLIGQWAADLATRTGDVPGRFRQATAKVSAG, from the coding sequence ATGCCGGAATCCTCTGAATTCGTTGTGGTCGGGGCCGGCCTGGCCGGCGCCGCCACCGCCTGGCAGCTGGCCGCCCGCGGCCATGACGTCACGATCCTGGAACGCACTCAACCGGCCAGCCACGACGGCAGTTCCCATGGGTCCGCCCGGATCTTCCGCTACGCCTACCCGGACGAGTTCTACACCCGGGCGGTCATTGAATCCAAGTCCCTGTGGGACGAATTGGACCGGGCCAGCGGGCTGGAACTGATCACGCCCTACGGGGCGGTGGACTACGGCCCCGAGCGGCAACCGGAGCAGCTCGCCCGGATCCTCGCCGAGACCGGCGTCGAGCACGAACTCCTCAGCGCCGCCGAGGCAAGAGCACGCTGGCCGCACATCGCCTTCGACACCGCCGTCCTGTGGCACCCCGGCGCAGGCGTGATCGACGCCGAGAGTGCAGTCAACGCCATGATCGAACAGGCAGTGAAGCGCGGCGCCCGACTGCTGACCGGCTGGAACGTCTCGCGCGTGGAAAAGCGGCGATCCGGCTACCGTGTGGTTTCCGACGGTTGGGAAACGCGCGACGCCGGAAACGTCATCATCGGCGCGGGCGGCTGGCTGCCGTCATTGCTGGGACAGTTGCCGCTTCCGGCGGGGTTCCTTGCCCGGCTACCGGAGTTCGCCGTCCGGCAGGAGCAGGCCTACCACTTCCCCTACCGTTCCGACGACGGTCCATGGCCCACGTTCATCCATAAGGGCGCGGACATCCAGACATACGGGCTGCCCGGAGGTCGGGATGCCGGCTTCGCCGGACAGAAGGTCGCCGAATACAACGGCGGCAAATTCATCCCGTCAGCCGCTGCCCAAACCGGCCTGGTGGACCCGGTCAACCGACAGCGCGTCGTGGACTACGTCCGGAAGTACTTGCCTGGCCTGGACCCCGAGCCATACGCGGAAACGACCTGCCTGTTCACCAATACCCCGAACGAGGACTTCCTCATCGACCGGACCGGCGGCCTCACCATCGTGTCCCCCTGTTCGGGGCATGGTGCGAAATTCGCGCCGCTGATCGGGCAATGGGCGGCCGACCTGGCCACCAGGACCGGCGACGTCCCGGGCCGGTTCCGTCAGGCGACCGCGAAGGTGAGCGCCGGCTGA
- a CDS encoding FMN-binding glutamate synthase family protein: MTITSPPQDTVLPAPSIPAQHTEELGLRESATFDRATISDIQRAAATGVYDIRGWGAKRKVPHFDDLLFLGASMSRYPLEGYREKCDTDVVLGDRHASRPLHLQTPVTIAGMSFGALSANAKEALGRGASEVGTSTTTGDGGMTPEERGQSKHLVYQYLPSRYGMNPDDLRKADAIEIVLGQGAKPGGGGMLLGQKITERVAGMRTLPVGIDQRSASRHPDWTGPDDLEIKIGELREITDWKTPIYVKIGASRPYYDTALAVKAGADVVVVDGMQGGTAATQQVFIENVGIPTLAAIPQAVQALQELGLHRKVQLIVSGGIRTGADVAKAMALGADAVAIGTAALIALGDNDPRYAAEYAALGSAAGFYDDFQDGRDPAGITTQDPGLSSRLDPVAGGRRLANYLRVLTMEAQTIARACGKSHLHNLEPEDLVALTIEASAMARVPLAGTNWIPGAK, from the coding sequence ATGACCATCACCTCACCGCCCCAGGACACCGTCCTCCCCGCCCCAAGCATCCCCGCCCAGCACACGGAAGAGCTTGGCCTGCGCGAATCCGCCACCTTCGACCGCGCAACCATCTCCGACATCCAGCGCGCCGCCGCCACCGGCGTCTACGACATCCGCGGCTGGGGCGCGAAGCGCAAGGTTCCGCACTTCGATGACCTGCTGTTCCTCGGTGCCTCCATGTCCCGCTACCCTCTGGAGGGCTACCGCGAAAAGTGCGACACCGACGTCGTCCTCGGCGACCGCCATGCCTCCCGGCCGCTGCACCTGCAGACCCCGGTCACCATCGCCGGCATGAGCTTCGGCGCGTTGTCGGCCAACGCCAAGGAGGCCCTGGGGCGCGGCGCCAGCGAGGTGGGAACCTCCACAACAACGGGCGACGGCGGCATGACACCCGAGGAGCGCGGCCAGTCCAAGCACCTCGTCTACCAGTACCTGCCCTCCCGGTATGGCATGAACCCGGACGATCTGCGCAAGGCCGACGCGATCGAAATCGTGCTCGGCCAGGGCGCGAAGCCCGGCGGCGGCGGCATGCTGCTGGGCCAGAAGATCACCGAGCGCGTCGCCGGCATGCGTACCCTGCCGGTGGGCATCGACCAGCGTTCCGCCAGCCGTCACCCCGACTGGACGGGACCGGACGACCTGGAAATCAAGATCGGCGAACTCCGCGAAATTACCGACTGGAAAACCCCGATCTATGTCAAGATCGGCGCGTCCCGGCCGTACTACGACACCGCCCTGGCCGTGAAGGCCGGAGCCGACGTCGTCGTCGTCGATGGAATGCAGGGCGGCACCGCCGCCACGCAGCAGGTCTTCATCGAAAACGTCGGGATCCCCACCCTGGCCGCCATCCCGCAGGCCGTCCAGGCGCTTCAGGAACTCGGCCTGCACCGCAAGGTGCAGCTCATCGTTTCCGGAGGCATCCGCACCGGCGCCGACGTCGCGAAGGCCATGGCCCTGGGTGCCGACGCCGTTGCCATCGGCACCGCCGCACTTATCGCGCTGGGGGACAACGACCCCCGCTACGCCGCCGAATACGCCGCCCTGGGATCGGCGGCGGGCTTCTACGACGACTTCCAGGACGGACGCGACCCCGCCGGCATCACCACCCAGGACCCCGGGCTCTCCTCCCGGCTGGACCCCGTTGCCGGTGGTCGGCGACTGGCCAACTACCTGCGCGTCCTGACGATGGAAGCCCAGACGATCGCCCGGGCCTGCGGCAAATCCCACCTGCACAACCTCGAACCCGAAGACCTCGTGGCCCTCACCATCGAGGCCTCCGCCATGGCACGCGTTCCCTTGGCCGGCACCAACTGGATCCCCGGAGCCAAGTAA
- a CDS encoding protein glxC — translation MVTLTAPETLTPAAAQQIAVVDSFSVDLNDSPVRDLNQALHNAIDGQVWTVANPGGKHSLAVGIDADISVTIKGHAGYYAAGMHQKGEVTITGNAGVGLAENIMSGKVHVRGDTSQSAAATGHGGLVVIDGNAGARCGISMKGVDIVVGGNIGHMSAFMAQAGRLVVCGDAGDALGDSIYEARIYVKGTVASLGADCIEKPMEAEHLEELEGLLTAAGRTDNPADFKRYGSARNLYHFSVHNSASY, via the coding sequence ATGGTCACTCTGACAGCCCCCGAAACCCTCACCCCGGCAGCAGCGCAGCAAATTGCCGTGGTTGACTCCTTCAGCGTTGACCTTAACGACAGCCCGGTGCGGGACCTGAACCAGGCCCTGCACAACGCCATCGACGGCCAGGTCTGGACCGTCGCCAACCCCGGCGGAAAGCACAGCCTTGCTGTCGGCATCGATGCGGACATCAGCGTCACCATCAAGGGCCACGCCGGCTATTACGCGGCCGGGATGCACCAAAAAGGCGAGGTGACCATCACCGGAAATGCCGGCGTCGGACTTGCGGAGAACATCATGTCCGGAAAGGTGCACGTGCGAGGCGACACCTCCCAGTCGGCGGCGGCCACCGGTCACGGCGGGCTCGTGGTGATCGACGGCAACGCCGGGGCCCGTTGCGGGATCTCCATGAAGGGCGTGGACATCGTGGTCGGCGGGAACATCGGCCACATGTCGGCGTTCATGGCGCAGGCCGGCCGGCTGGTGGTCTGCGGGGACGCCGGTGATGCGCTGGGCGACTCCATCTACGAAGCCCGGATCTACGTCAAGGGAACCGTGGCGTCCCTGGGTGCGGACTGCATCGAAAAGCCGATGGAAGCCGAACACCTTGAGGAACTCGAAGGGCTGCTCACCGCCGCCGGCCGCACCGACAACCCTGCGGACTTCAAACGCTACGGCTCGGCACGGAACCTCTACCACTTCAGCGTCCACAACTCGGCCTCGTACTAA